In Grus americana isolate bGruAme1 chromosome 28, bGruAme1.mat, whole genome shotgun sequence, a single window of DNA contains:
- the FCHO1 gene encoding F-BAR domain only protein 1 isoform X1 — protein sequence MSYFTEHFWGEKNHGFDVLYHNMKHGQISTKELADFVRERAAIEENYAKAMVKLSKMATNGTQLGTFAPLWEVFRISSDKLALCHLELMKKLHDLIKEISRYGEEQGRVHKKSKEEVSGTLEAVQLLHGVAQLLPKSKESYHSKCQEYERLRKEGTSQKEIDKAELKSKKAGEALRRAVEKYNAARADFEQRMLDSAMRFQEVEEAHLRHMKGLIGSYSHSVEDTHVQIGQVHEEFKQNVENIGTEMLLRRFAESKGTGRERPGALDFDEYRLAPAQEGPKRSRSKAFRIPGLSRKERDRDAVESPDAEVGCPEVDEDGFTVRPDVTRTEAENHVCSSSDSDYDEDEPRKFYVHIKPVQPREAGGSAEATVEQLKATVGNLILPPSIGGTVKRQSSRHVASLTPAPSDTDPEGTLAAGDSAGRGRLAAQANSGPGKAPPDMVPPDALFGPPLESAFEAEDFPAPRAYVLTSSSSPFSSSSPENVEDSGLDSPSHPAPGPSPDSRPWTPQPGTPQSPLPKRGGPSDPPLPPPPPPATRDPGAWVPRPRSPAGRLPEPPGFAVFSGPGAEGLWEDAETAPRGRSRCPSGPAPREAPSPDPFGEPPPWVRPRSPSGDHPPLPCPSSNSASSSSSSPAPPSRGESSSPSPWSCQGSGTRLTEGGTPAAPPPQAEPDALPAWPSAAPREVPLMAPPRRSRTKRPVAGPAAGSNTDLSRSLSPSPSWSCGPSHSAPASLGERGFFAVSQPALGLSRGPSPVVLGSQDALPVATAFTEYVHAYFKGRDADSCLVKVTGELTMSFPAGIVRVFSGSMAPPVLSFRLLNAGAIEQFLPNAELLYSDPSQSDPSTKDFWLNMAALTGHLQKQAEQSPAASYYNVALLKYQFSRLGPGSAPLRLCVRWDCSPGATQVSVEYGYNAGALALPVPLANVHVLLPVDEPVANLRLQPAASWNLEEKRLLWRLLDVPGAPGQGGCGQLSASWEPLCGPSKPSPVAAQFSSEGSTLSGVEVELASAGYRMSLVKKRFATGIYLAGS from the exons ATGTCCTACTTCACCGAGCACTTCTGG GGCGAGAAGAACCACGGCTTCGACGTGCTCTACCACAACATGAAGCACGGGCAGATCTCTACCAAGGAGCTGGCCGACTTCGTCCGAGAGAG ggctgccaTCGAGGAGAACTACGCCaaggccatggtgaagctgTCTAAGATGGCCACCAATGGGACCCAGCTGGG gACCTTCGCGCCGCTCTGGGAGGTTTTCCGCATCTCCTCGGACAAGCTGGCTCTGTGCCACCTGGAGCTGATGAAGAAGCTGCACGACCTCATCAAGGAGATCTCGCGCTACGGCGAGGAGCAAGGCCGGGTGCACAAGAAG TCCAAGGAGGAGGTGTCGGGAACGCTGGAGGCCGTCCAGCTCCTGCACGGGGTGGCCCAGCTGCTGCCCAAGTCCAAGGAGAGCTACCACAGCAAGTGCCAGGAGTACGAGCGGCTGCGCAAGGAGGGCACCAGCCAGAAGGAGATCGACAAG GCAGAGCTCAAGTCCAAGAAGGCGGGCGAGGCGCTGCGGCGGGCGGTGGAGAAATACAATGCTGCCCGCGCCGACTTCGAGCAGAGGATGCTGGATTCGGCCATG CGCTTCCAGGAGGTGGAAGAAGCCCACCTACGCCACATGAAGGGTCTCATCGGCTCCTACTCGCACTCCGTGGAGGACACCCACGTCCAGATCGGGCAG GTCCATGAGGAATTCAAGCAAAACGTGGAGAACATCGGCACCGAGATGCTGTTACGGAGGTTTGCCGAGAGCAAAGGCACGGGGCGAGAGCGACCAG GAGCGTTGGATTTCGACGAGTACCGGCTGGCCCCAGCGCAGGAAG GACCCAAGAGGAGTCGGAGTAAAGCTTTCCGTATCCCTGGGTTGAGCCGTAAGGAGAGGGATCGCGATGCTGT GGAATCCCCGGATGCCGAGGTG GGCTGCCCGGAGGTGGATGAGGACGGGTTCACCGTGCGTCCTGACGTCACCCGCA CCGAGGCAGAGAACCACGTCTGCTCCTCCAGCGACTCCGACTACGACGAGGATGAGCCCCGCAAGTTTTACGTCCACATCAAGCCGGTGCAGCCCCGGGAGGCGGGTGGCAGCGCCGAGGCCACCGTGGAGCAGCTCAAGGCCACCGTGGGGAACCTCATCCTGCCCCCCAGCATCGGG GGCACCGTCAAGCGACAGTCGTCCC ggcaCGTGGCGTCTCTGACCCCAGCCCCAAGTGACACGGACCCCGAGGGGACGCTGGCGGCAG GTGACAGTGCAGGGAGGGGGCGCCTGGCAGCGCAGGCGAACAG CGGCCCCGGGAAAGCCCCTCCGGACATGGTGCCCCCTGACGCTCTCTTCGGGCCCCCGCTGGAGTCAGCTTTCGAAGCGGAGGATTTCCCGG ccccccgcgcCTACGTcctcacctcctcttcctcccctttctcctcctcctccccggaGAACGTGGAGGACTCGGGTTTGGACTCGCCCTCACACCCTGCGCCCGGACCCTCCCCGGACTCAAGACCCTGGACCCCACAGCCGGGGACGCCGCAGAGCCCCCTCCCCAAGCGGGGCGGCCCGTCGGACCCCCCGCTGCCTCCGCCGCCACCCCCCGCCACCCGAGATCCCGGCGCCTGGGTGCcgcggccccgcagccccgccggcCGCCTCCCCGAGCCCCCCGGCTTCGCCGTCTTCAGTGGCCCCGGGGCCGAGGGGCTCTGGGAGGACGCGGAGACGGCGCCCCGGGGACGCAGCCGCTGCCCCAGTGGCCCGGCCCCCCGGGAAGCCCCCTCGCCCGACCCTTTCGGGGAGCCCCCGCCGTGGGTCagaccccgcagccccagcgGGGACCATCCCCCTCTGCCCTGTCCTTCCTCCAACTCggcctcatcctcctcctcctccccggccccccccagcaGGGGGGAGTCCTCCAGCCCCTCTCCGTGGAGCTGCCAAGGGTCCGGGACGAGGCTGACCGAGGGCGGCACGCCGGCGGCTCCCCCACCGCAGGCTGAGCCGG aTGCTCTCCCCGCCTGgcccagcgcagccccccgCGAGGTCCCGCTCATGGCCCCCCCTCGCCGCTCCCGCACAAAGAGGCCGGTGGCCGGCCCGGCTGCAGGCAGCAACACCGACCTG TCGCGCTCGCTGAGCCCCTCGCCCTCCTGGAGCTGCGGCCCCTCGCACTCAGCGCCCGCCAGCCTGGGCGAGCGGGGCTTCTTCGCCGTCTCCCAGCCGGCGCTCG GGCTGTCGCGGGGTCCCAGCCCCGTGGTGCTGGGCTCGCAGGACGCGCTCCCCGTGGCCACCGCCTTCACCGAGTACGTCCACGCGTACTTCAAGGGGCGCGACGCCGACAG CTGCCTGGTGAAGGTGACGGGGGAGCTCACCATGTCCTTCCCCGCCGGCATCGTCCGCGTCTTCAGCGGGAGCATGGCCCCCCCTGTGCTCAGCTTCCGCCTGCTCAACGCCGGCGCCATCGAGCAGTTCCTGCCCAACGCCGAGCTGCTCTACAG CGACCCGTCCCAGAGCGACCCCAGCACCAAGGACTTCTGGCTGAACATGGCGGCGCTGACTGGGCACCTGCAGAAACAAGCGGAGCAGAGTCCAGCCGCCTCCTACTACAATGTGGCTCTGCTCAAGTACCAG TTCTCACGGCTGGGCCCCGGCTCGGCGCCGCTGCGCCTGTGCGTGCGCTGGGACTGCTCGCCGGGCGCCACGCAGGTCAGCGTCGAGTACGGTTACAACGCCGGCGCCCTGGCCCTGCCCGTGCCCCTCGCCAACGTCCACGTCCTGCTGCCCGTGGACGAGCCCGTCGCCAACCTGCGGCTCCAGCCGGCGGCCAGCTG GAACCTGGAGGAGAAGAGGCTGCTCTGGAGGCTGCTGGATGTCCCCGgtgccccggggcagggag gctgcgGCCAGCTCTCGGCCAGCTGGGAGCCCCTCTGCGGGCCCAGCAAGCCCAGCCCCGTGGCAGCCCAGTTCAGCAGCGAGGGCAGCACGCTGTCGGGCGTCGAGGTGGAGCTGGCGAGCGCCGGGTACCGCATGTCGCTGGTCAAGAAGAGGTTTGCTACAG GGATCTACCTGGCAGGGTCCTGA
- the FCHO1 gene encoding F-BAR domain only protein 1 isoform X3 encodes MSYFTEHFWGEKNHGFDVLYHNMKHGQISTKELADFVRERAAIEENYAKAMVKLSKMATNGTQLGTFAPLWEVFRISSDKLALCHLELMKKLHDLIKEISRYGEEQGRVHKKSKEEVSGTLEAVQLLHGVAQLLPKSKESYHSKCQEYERLRKEGTSQKEIDKAELKSKKAGEALRRAVEKYNAARADFEQRMLDSAMRFQEVEEAHLRHMKGLIGSYSHSVEDTHVQIGQVHEEFKQNVENIGTEMLLRRFAESKGTGRERPGALDFDEYRLAPAQEGPKRSRSKAFRIPGLSRKERDRDAVESPDAEVGCPEVDEDGFTVRPDVTRTEAENHVCSSSDSDYDEDEPRKFYVHIKPVQPREAGGSAEATVEQLKATVGNLILPPSIGGTVKRQSSRHVASLTPAPSDTDPEGTLAAGDSAGRGRLAAQANSGPGKAPPDMVPPDALFGPPLESAFEAEDFPAPRAYVLTSSSSPFSSSSPENVEDSGLDSPSHPAPGPSPDSRPWTPQPGTPQSPLPKRGGPSDPPLPPPPPPATRDPGAWVPRPRSPAGRLPEPPGFAVFSGPGAEGLWEDAETAPRGRSRCPSGPAPREAPSPDPFGEPPPWVRPRSPSGDHPPLPCPSSNSASSSSSSPAPPSRGESSSPSPWSCQGSGTRLTEGGTPAAPPPQAEPDALPAWPSAAPREVPLMAPPRRSRTKRPVAGPAAGSNTDLSRSLSPSPSWSCGPSHSAPASLGERGFFAVSQPALGLSRGPSPVVLGSQDALPVATAFTEYVHAYFKGRDADSGSMAPPVLSFRLLNAGAIEQFLPNAELLYSDPSQSDPSTKDFWLNMAALTGHLQKQAEQSPAASYYNVALLKYQFSRLGPGSAPLRLCVRWDCSPGATQVSVEYGYNAGALALPVPLANVHVLLPVDEPVANLRLQPAASWNLEEKRLLWRLLDVPGAPGQGGCGQLSASWEPLCGPSKPSPVAAQFSSEGSTLSGVEVELASAGYRMSLVKKRFATGIYLAGS; translated from the exons ATGTCCTACTTCACCGAGCACTTCTGG GGCGAGAAGAACCACGGCTTCGACGTGCTCTACCACAACATGAAGCACGGGCAGATCTCTACCAAGGAGCTGGCCGACTTCGTCCGAGAGAG ggctgccaTCGAGGAGAACTACGCCaaggccatggtgaagctgTCTAAGATGGCCACCAATGGGACCCAGCTGGG gACCTTCGCGCCGCTCTGGGAGGTTTTCCGCATCTCCTCGGACAAGCTGGCTCTGTGCCACCTGGAGCTGATGAAGAAGCTGCACGACCTCATCAAGGAGATCTCGCGCTACGGCGAGGAGCAAGGCCGGGTGCACAAGAAG TCCAAGGAGGAGGTGTCGGGAACGCTGGAGGCCGTCCAGCTCCTGCACGGGGTGGCCCAGCTGCTGCCCAAGTCCAAGGAGAGCTACCACAGCAAGTGCCAGGAGTACGAGCGGCTGCGCAAGGAGGGCACCAGCCAGAAGGAGATCGACAAG GCAGAGCTCAAGTCCAAGAAGGCGGGCGAGGCGCTGCGGCGGGCGGTGGAGAAATACAATGCTGCCCGCGCCGACTTCGAGCAGAGGATGCTGGATTCGGCCATG CGCTTCCAGGAGGTGGAAGAAGCCCACCTACGCCACATGAAGGGTCTCATCGGCTCCTACTCGCACTCCGTGGAGGACACCCACGTCCAGATCGGGCAG GTCCATGAGGAATTCAAGCAAAACGTGGAGAACATCGGCACCGAGATGCTGTTACGGAGGTTTGCCGAGAGCAAAGGCACGGGGCGAGAGCGACCAG GAGCGTTGGATTTCGACGAGTACCGGCTGGCCCCAGCGCAGGAAG GACCCAAGAGGAGTCGGAGTAAAGCTTTCCGTATCCCTGGGTTGAGCCGTAAGGAGAGGGATCGCGATGCTGT GGAATCCCCGGATGCCGAGGTG GGCTGCCCGGAGGTGGATGAGGACGGGTTCACCGTGCGTCCTGACGTCACCCGCA CCGAGGCAGAGAACCACGTCTGCTCCTCCAGCGACTCCGACTACGACGAGGATGAGCCCCGCAAGTTTTACGTCCACATCAAGCCGGTGCAGCCCCGGGAGGCGGGTGGCAGCGCCGAGGCCACCGTGGAGCAGCTCAAGGCCACCGTGGGGAACCTCATCCTGCCCCCCAGCATCGGG GGCACCGTCAAGCGACAGTCGTCCC ggcaCGTGGCGTCTCTGACCCCAGCCCCAAGTGACACGGACCCCGAGGGGACGCTGGCGGCAG GTGACAGTGCAGGGAGGGGGCGCCTGGCAGCGCAGGCGAACAG CGGCCCCGGGAAAGCCCCTCCGGACATGGTGCCCCCTGACGCTCTCTTCGGGCCCCCGCTGGAGTCAGCTTTCGAAGCGGAGGATTTCCCGG ccccccgcgcCTACGTcctcacctcctcttcctcccctttctcctcctcctccccggaGAACGTGGAGGACTCGGGTTTGGACTCGCCCTCACACCCTGCGCCCGGACCCTCCCCGGACTCAAGACCCTGGACCCCACAGCCGGGGACGCCGCAGAGCCCCCTCCCCAAGCGGGGCGGCCCGTCGGACCCCCCGCTGCCTCCGCCGCCACCCCCCGCCACCCGAGATCCCGGCGCCTGGGTGCcgcggccccgcagccccgccggcCGCCTCCCCGAGCCCCCCGGCTTCGCCGTCTTCAGTGGCCCCGGGGCCGAGGGGCTCTGGGAGGACGCGGAGACGGCGCCCCGGGGACGCAGCCGCTGCCCCAGTGGCCCGGCCCCCCGGGAAGCCCCCTCGCCCGACCCTTTCGGGGAGCCCCCGCCGTGGGTCagaccccgcagccccagcgGGGACCATCCCCCTCTGCCCTGTCCTTCCTCCAACTCggcctcatcctcctcctcctccccggccccccccagcaGGGGGGAGTCCTCCAGCCCCTCTCCGTGGAGCTGCCAAGGGTCCGGGACGAGGCTGACCGAGGGCGGCACGCCGGCGGCTCCCCCACCGCAGGCTGAGCCGG aTGCTCTCCCCGCCTGgcccagcgcagccccccgCGAGGTCCCGCTCATGGCCCCCCCTCGCCGCTCCCGCACAAAGAGGCCGGTGGCCGGCCCGGCTGCAGGCAGCAACACCGACCTG TCGCGCTCGCTGAGCCCCTCGCCCTCCTGGAGCTGCGGCCCCTCGCACTCAGCGCCCGCCAGCCTGGGCGAGCGGGGCTTCTTCGCCGTCTCCCAGCCGGCGCTCG GGCTGTCGCGGGGTCCCAGCCCCGTGGTGCTGGGCTCGCAGGACGCGCTCCCCGTGGCCACCGCCTTCACCGAGTACGTCCACGCGTACTTCAAGGGGCGCGACGCCGACAG CGGGAGCATGGCCCCCCCTGTGCTCAGCTTCCGCCTGCTCAACGCCGGCGCCATCGAGCAGTTCCTGCCCAACGCCGAGCTGCTCTACAG CGACCCGTCCCAGAGCGACCCCAGCACCAAGGACTTCTGGCTGAACATGGCGGCGCTGACTGGGCACCTGCAGAAACAAGCGGAGCAGAGTCCAGCCGCCTCCTACTACAATGTGGCTCTGCTCAAGTACCAG TTCTCACGGCTGGGCCCCGGCTCGGCGCCGCTGCGCCTGTGCGTGCGCTGGGACTGCTCGCCGGGCGCCACGCAGGTCAGCGTCGAGTACGGTTACAACGCCGGCGCCCTGGCCCTGCCCGTGCCCCTCGCCAACGTCCACGTCCTGCTGCCCGTGGACGAGCCCGTCGCCAACCTGCGGCTCCAGCCGGCGGCCAGCTG GAACCTGGAGGAGAAGAGGCTGCTCTGGAGGCTGCTGGATGTCCCCGgtgccccggggcagggag gctgcgGCCAGCTCTCGGCCAGCTGGGAGCCCCTCTGCGGGCCCAGCAAGCCCAGCCCCGTGGCAGCCCAGTTCAGCAGCGAGGGCAGCACGCTGTCGGGCGTCGAGGTGGAGCTGGCGAGCGCCGGGTACCGCATGTCGCTGGTCAAGAAGAGGTTTGCTACAG GGATCTACCTGGCAGGGTCCTGA
- the FCHO1 gene encoding F-BAR domain only protein 1 isoform X2 translates to MSYFTEHFWNHGFDVLYHNMKHGQISTKELADFVRERAAIEENYAKAMVKLSKMATNGTQLGTFAPLWEVFRISSDKLALCHLELMKKLHDLIKEISRYGEEQGRVHKKSKEEVSGTLEAVQLLHGVAQLLPKSKESYHSKCQEYERLRKEGTSQKEIDKAELKSKKAGEALRRAVEKYNAARADFEQRMLDSAMRFQEVEEAHLRHMKGLIGSYSHSVEDTHVQIGQVHEEFKQNVENIGTEMLLRRFAESKGTGRERPGALDFDEYRLAPAQEGPKRSRSKAFRIPGLSRKERDRDAVESPDAEVGCPEVDEDGFTVRPDVTRTEAENHVCSSSDSDYDEDEPRKFYVHIKPVQPREAGGSAEATVEQLKATVGNLILPPSIGGTVKRQSSRHVASLTPAPSDTDPEGTLAAGDSAGRGRLAAQANSGPGKAPPDMVPPDALFGPPLESAFEAEDFPAPRAYVLTSSSSPFSSSSPENVEDSGLDSPSHPAPGPSPDSRPWTPQPGTPQSPLPKRGGPSDPPLPPPPPPATRDPGAWVPRPRSPAGRLPEPPGFAVFSGPGAEGLWEDAETAPRGRSRCPSGPAPREAPSPDPFGEPPPWVRPRSPSGDHPPLPCPSSNSASSSSSSPAPPSRGESSSPSPWSCQGSGTRLTEGGTPAAPPPQAEPDALPAWPSAAPREVPLMAPPRRSRTKRPVAGPAAGSNTDLSRSLSPSPSWSCGPSHSAPASLGERGFFAVSQPALGLSRGPSPVVLGSQDALPVATAFTEYVHAYFKGRDADSCLVKVTGELTMSFPAGIVRVFSGSMAPPVLSFRLLNAGAIEQFLPNAELLYSDPSQSDPSTKDFWLNMAALTGHLQKQAEQSPAASYYNVALLKYQFSRLGPGSAPLRLCVRWDCSPGATQVSVEYGYNAGALALPVPLANVHVLLPVDEPVANLRLQPAASWNLEEKRLLWRLLDVPGAPGQGGCGQLSASWEPLCGPSKPSPVAAQFSSEGSTLSGVEVELASAGYRMSLVKKRFATGIYLAGS, encoded by the exons ATGTCCTACTTCACCGAGCACTTCTGG AACCACGGCTTCGACGTGCTCTACCACAACATGAAGCACGGGCAGATCTCTACCAAGGAGCTGGCCGACTTCGTCCGAGAGAG ggctgccaTCGAGGAGAACTACGCCaaggccatggtgaagctgTCTAAGATGGCCACCAATGGGACCCAGCTGGG gACCTTCGCGCCGCTCTGGGAGGTTTTCCGCATCTCCTCGGACAAGCTGGCTCTGTGCCACCTGGAGCTGATGAAGAAGCTGCACGACCTCATCAAGGAGATCTCGCGCTACGGCGAGGAGCAAGGCCGGGTGCACAAGAAG TCCAAGGAGGAGGTGTCGGGAACGCTGGAGGCCGTCCAGCTCCTGCACGGGGTGGCCCAGCTGCTGCCCAAGTCCAAGGAGAGCTACCACAGCAAGTGCCAGGAGTACGAGCGGCTGCGCAAGGAGGGCACCAGCCAGAAGGAGATCGACAAG GCAGAGCTCAAGTCCAAGAAGGCGGGCGAGGCGCTGCGGCGGGCGGTGGAGAAATACAATGCTGCCCGCGCCGACTTCGAGCAGAGGATGCTGGATTCGGCCATG CGCTTCCAGGAGGTGGAAGAAGCCCACCTACGCCACATGAAGGGTCTCATCGGCTCCTACTCGCACTCCGTGGAGGACACCCACGTCCAGATCGGGCAG GTCCATGAGGAATTCAAGCAAAACGTGGAGAACATCGGCACCGAGATGCTGTTACGGAGGTTTGCCGAGAGCAAAGGCACGGGGCGAGAGCGACCAG GAGCGTTGGATTTCGACGAGTACCGGCTGGCCCCAGCGCAGGAAG GACCCAAGAGGAGTCGGAGTAAAGCTTTCCGTATCCCTGGGTTGAGCCGTAAGGAGAGGGATCGCGATGCTGT GGAATCCCCGGATGCCGAGGTG GGCTGCCCGGAGGTGGATGAGGACGGGTTCACCGTGCGTCCTGACGTCACCCGCA CCGAGGCAGAGAACCACGTCTGCTCCTCCAGCGACTCCGACTACGACGAGGATGAGCCCCGCAAGTTTTACGTCCACATCAAGCCGGTGCAGCCCCGGGAGGCGGGTGGCAGCGCCGAGGCCACCGTGGAGCAGCTCAAGGCCACCGTGGGGAACCTCATCCTGCCCCCCAGCATCGGG GGCACCGTCAAGCGACAGTCGTCCC ggcaCGTGGCGTCTCTGACCCCAGCCCCAAGTGACACGGACCCCGAGGGGACGCTGGCGGCAG GTGACAGTGCAGGGAGGGGGCGCCTGGCAGCGCAGGCGAACAG CGGCCCCGGGAAAGCCCCTCCGGACATGGTGCCCCCTGACGCTCTCTTCGGGCCCCCGCTGGAGTCAGCTTTCGAAGCGGAGGATTTCCCGG ccccccgcgcCTACGTcctcacctcctcttcctcccctttctcctcctcctccccggaGAACGTGGAGGACTCGGGTTTGGACTCGCCCTCACACCCTGCGCCCGGACCCTCCCCGGACTCAAGACCCTGGACCCCACAGCCGGGGACGCCGCAGAGCCCCCTCCCCAAGCGGGGCGGCCCGTCGGACCCCCCGCTGCCTCCGCCGCCACCCCCCGCCACCCGAGATCCCGGCGCCTGGGTGCcgcggccccgcagccccgccggcCGCCTCCCCGAGCCCCCCGGCTTCGCCGTCTTCAGTGGCCCCGGGGCCGAGGGGCTCTGGGAGGACGCGGAGACGGCGCCCCGGGGACGCAGCCGCTGCCCCAGTGGCCCGGCCCCCCGGGAAGCCCCCTCGCCCGACCCTTTCGGGGAGCCCCCGCCGTGGGTCagaccccgcagccccagcgGGGACCATCCCCCTCTGCCCTGTCCTTCCTCCAACTCggcctcatcctcctcctcctccccggccccccccagcaGGGGGGAGTCCTCCAGCCCCTCTCCGTGGAGCTGCCAAGGGTCCGGGACGAGGCTGACCGAGGGCGGCACGCCGGCGGCTCCCCCACCGCAGGCTGAGCCGG aTGCTCTCCCCGCCTGgcccagcgcagccccccgCGAGGTCCCGCTCATGGCCCCCCCTCGCCGCTCCCGCACAAAGAGGCCGGTGGCCGGCCCGGCTGCAGGCAGCAACACCGACCTG TCGCGCTCGCTGAGCCCCTCGCCCTCCTGGAGCTGCGGCCCCTCGCACTCAGCGCCCGCCAGCCTGGGCGAGCGGGGCTTCTTCGCCGTCTCCCAGCCGGCGCTCG GGCTGTCGCGGGGTCCCAGCCCCGTGGTGCTGGGCTCGCAGGACGCGCTCCCCGTGGCCACCGCCTTCACCGAGTACGTCCACGCGTACTTCAAGGGGCGCGACGCCGACAG CTGCCTGGTGAAGGTGACGGGGGAGCTCACCATGTCCTTCCCCGCCGGCATCGTCCGCGTCTTCAGCGGGAGCATGGCCCCCCCTGTGCTCAGCTTCCGCCTGCTCAACGCCGGCGCCATCGAGCAGTTCCTGCCCAACGCCGAGCTGCTCTACAG CGACCCGTCCCAGAGCGACCCCAGCACCAAGGACTTCTGGCTGAACATGGCGGCGCTGACTGGGCACCTGCAGAAACAAGCGGAGCAGAGTCCAGCCGCCTCCTACTACAATGTGGCTCTGCTCAAGTACCAG TTCTCACGGCTGGGCCCCGGCTCGGCGCCGCTGCGCCTGTGCGTGCGCTGGGACTGCTCGCCGGGCGCCACGCAGGTCAGCGTCGAGTACGGTTACAACGCCGGCGCCCTGGCCCTGCCCGTGCCCCTCGCCAACGTCCACGTCCTGCTGCCCGTGGACGAGCCCGTCGCCAACCTGCGGCTCCAGCCGGCGGCCAGCTG GAACCTGGAGGAGAAGAGGCTGCTCTGGAGGCTGCTGGATGTCCCCGgtgccccggggcagggag gctgcgGCCAGCTCTCGGCCAGCTGGGAGCCCCTCTGCGGGCCCAGCAAGCCCAGCCCCGTGGCAGCCCAGTTCAGCAGCGAGGGCAGCACGCTGTCGGGCGTCGAGGTGGAGCTGGCGAGCGCCGGGTACCGCATGTCGCTGGTCAAGAAGAGGTTTGCTACAG GGATCTACCTGGCAGGGTCCTGA